A genomic region of Photobacterium swingsii contains the following coding sequences:
- the grpE gene encoding nucleotide exchange factor GrpE, which produces MSNEEKKVQDEQLQQEESVETAETVSAEEEVVEMTMEELQAARIAELEAALLASEAKAKDAVDASLRARAEGENVRRRSEQEIDKARKFALNKFAEELLPVIDNMERAIEMTDKNDEALKPMLEGVELTLKTMTSTVEKFGLKQINPMGEAFNPEFHQAMTIQESADFAPNSVMLVMQKGYELNGRVIRPAMVMVSKAPAGNIDTQA; this is translated from the coding sequence ATGAGCAACGAAGAGAAAAAAGTACAGGACGAGCAACTACAGCAAGAAGAATCTGTAGAAACGGCTGAGACTGTATCTGCTGAGGAAGAAGTTGTTGAAATGACAATGGAAGAACTTCAAGCAGCACGCATTGCTGAATTAGAAGCTGCATTGTTAGCAAGCGAAGCGAAAGCGAAAGACGCCGTTGATGCATCACTACGTGCACGTGCAGAAGGTGAAAACGTTCGTCGCCGTAGTGAGCAAGAAATTGATAAAGCACGTAAATTCGCGCTTAACAAATTCGCTGAAGAGCTATTGCCAGTGATCGATAACATGGAACGTGCTATTGAAATGACTGACAAGAACGATGAAGCACTTAAGCCAATGCTTGAAGGTGTTGAACTAACACTGAAAACCATGACAAGCACGGTTGAGAAATTTGGCCTTAAACAAATTAACCCTATGGGCGAAGCGTTTAACCCAGAATTCCACCAAGCGATGACGATTCAAGAAAGCGCGGATTTTGCCCCTAACTCAGTAATGCTAGTCATGCAGAAAGGTTACGAGCTAAACGGCCGTGTTATTCGCCCTGCGATGGTGATGGTATCTAAAGCCCCTGCGGGTAACATTGATACGCAAGCGTAA
- the nadK gene encoding NAD(+) kinase has protein sequence MKDMKRIFDTVALIGKPRNPDALQTHKSLYDWLTAKNYNVLVDHRLENEIDIPADCFCDLLTIGDKANLAIVVGGDGNMLGAARVLSRFDIAVIGVNRGNLGFLTDLDPDTFDQELNAVLQGEFVTEQRFLLEAEVHRHGQIKSRNAALNEAVLHPGKVAHMIEFEVYIDEAFAFSQRSDGLIIATPTGSTAYSLSGGGPILSPSLNAITLVPMFPHTLSSRPLVVDGNRRIKLLVSPDNGSTLEVSCDGQVSLPVSPGDEIHIYQSPECLQLIHPKNYSYYEVLRGKLGWSSKLF, from the coding sequence ATCAAGGACATGAAGCGCATTTTTGACACTGTCGCGTTAATTGGTAAACCGAGAAATCCAGATGCCCTGCAAACGCACAAATCACTGTACGATTGGCTTACGGCTAAAAACTATAATGTATTGGTTGATCACCGCCTTGAAAACGAGATCGACATTCCTGCCGATTGTTTTTGTGATTTACTCACCATCGGCGATAAAGCCAACCTTGCCATCGTTGTTGGTGGTGACGGCAATATGTTGGGCGCAGCCCGCGTTCTATCACGCTTTGATATTGCCGTTATAGGGGTGAATAGAGGCAACCTTGGCTTCTTAACCGATCTCGACCCCGATACCTTCGATCAAGAATTAAACGCCGTGCTGCAAGGCGAATTTGTTACCGAGCAACGCTTTTTATTAGAAGCCGAAGTGCACCGTCACGGCCAAATTAAAAGCCGTAACGCCGCCTTAAATGAAGCCGTATTGCACCCGGGCAAAGTCGCGCACATGATAGAGTTTGAAGTCTACATCGATGAAGCCTTCGCCTTTTCACAGCGCTCAGATGGCTTAATCATTGCCACGCCAACAGGCTCAACCGCCTATTCACTGTCTGGTGGCGGTCCAATTTTATCACCAAGCCTCAACGCCATCACTCTAGTACCTATGTTCCCGCACACCCTTTCTAGCCGCCCATTGGTGGTTGATGGTAACCGCAGGATCAAGTTGTTGGTCTCACCCGACAACGGCAGTACCCTTGAGGTGAGCTGCGACGGCCAAGTCTCTTTGCCTGTCAGCCCTGGCGATGAAATTCACATTTACCAAAGCCCTGAGTGCTTGCAGCTGATCCACCCGAAAAACTACAGTTATTATGAAGTCCTGCGCGGCAAGTTAGGCTGGTCGAGTAAGCTGTTCTAA